A single region of the Ziziphus jujuba cultivar Dongzao chromosome 10, ASM3175591v1 genome encodes:
- the LOC107412336 gene encoding probable inactive histone-lysine N-methyltransferase SUVR1 isoform X4: MASSSRINQAFMATRALGIPDEEVKPLLKQLLKVYDKNWELIEEDNYRTLLDAYFELKENKGVEDKSRIKGDAEHKRSDKPSKRLHVAEQENQTSSIMDEPSRALDLEESEMPQTTSKLEIKDRSQPCLADSRTDSGSQLIRSKFTDKGKQPILSHVPSGCRKSNSKKPLSAQEQANKPSCICIERENMSSKVQRRELIKPKAEQPVAGLPLSGKPISMTNSGLPRSSEKSNGDRSVKPLISKYENMHKKDVCSAHNYNGNCKTNLNIASSPLGEVKILLNCDSALGQRNFQIPRFDEVLNFVEDKYIRSYKIVKPQFSVMKLLKDLYSSKYSSEHNLEFHSKSFNHNGKRPSQYLDDITKGSEKVKISLTNEFGNEHLPKFNYIPHNVIYQNANVNISLARIVDEDCCSSCSGDCLSSSIPCACARETGGEFAYTQQGLLREDFLRACLSMKKDPQEHHFVYCQDCPIERSNNESMPEQCKGHLVRKFIKECWRKCGCDMQCGNRVVQRGITCKLQVFLTCEGKGWGLRTLEVLPKGTFVCEYVGEVLTNLELYDRNLKSSGNERHTYPVTLDADWGSEGILRDEEALCLDATFHGNVARFINHRCSDGNLVEIPVEVETPDRHYYHLAFFTTRQVSAMEELTWDYGIDFDDRSHPVKAFRCRCKSSFCRDKKRKRK; encoded by the exons ATGGCTTCCAGTTCTAGAATTAACCAGGCCTTCATGGCAACAAGGGCATTAGGAATTCCTGATGAAGAGGTGAAACCACTTTTGAAGCAGCTGTTGAAAGTATATGATAAAAATTGGGAATTAATTGAGGAAGACAACTATCGGACGCTTTTAGATGCATATTTTGAGCTTAAGGAGAATAAG GGAGTAGAAGATAAAAGTAGGATTAAAGGTGATGCAGAGCATAAGCGGTCTGATAAACCATCTAAAAGACTGCATGTGGCAGAACAAGAAAATCAAACTTCATCTATCATGGATGAACCTAGCAGAGCATTGGATTTGGAAGAAAGTGAAATGCCTCAAACAACTTCAAAACTGGAAATCAAGGACCGTTCTCAACCATGTTTAGCTGATAGTAGAACTGACTCTGGATCTCAACTTATCCGATCAAAATTCACTGACAAAGGAAAGCAACCCATTTTATCTCATGTTCCCTCTGGATGTAGAAAATCAAATTCCAAGAAGCCATTATCTGCACAAGAGCAAGCAAATAAACCAAGTTGCATTTGTATTGAAAGAGAAAATATGTCAAGTAAAGTCCAGAGGAGAGAGTTGATAAAGCCAAAAGCTGAGCAACCTGTTGCTGGCTTACCACTTTCTGGTAAACCTATTTCTATGACCAATTCAG GTCTTCCACGTTCATCTGAGAAATCGAATGGAGATCGTTCTGTCAAACCTCTGATATCAAAGTATGAGAATATGCACAAGAAAGATGTTTGCTCCGCACACAACTACAATGGAAATTGTAAGACTAATCTTAATATTGCTTCTTCACCTTTAGGAGaagtgaaaattttgttgaacTGCGACTCTGCACTTGGACAAAGAAACTTCCAGATACCAAGATTTGATGAAGTTCTGAATTTTGTGGAGGATAAATATATCAGATCATACAAGATTGTAAAACCTCAATTTTCTGTGATGAAGTTATTGAAAGATTTAT ATTCTTCCAAGTATTCAAGTGAACATAATTTGGAGTTTCACAGCAAATCATTCAATCATAATGGGAAGAGGCCATCACAATATCTTGATGATATTACAAAAGGGTCAGAAAAGGTGAAAATATCGTTGACAAATGAATTTGGCAATGAGCATCTTCCAAAGTTTAATTACATTCCACACAATGTAATATACCAAAATGCTAATGTAAATATTTCGTTGGCTCGGATTGTTGATGAGGATTGTTGTTCAAGTTGTTCAGGGGATTGTCTTTCATCATCAATACCATGTGCTTGTGCTCGTGAAACTGGTGGAGAATTTGCCTACACACAACAAGGCCTTCTGAGAGAAGATTTTCTGCGAGCTTGTTTGTCCATGAAAAAGGATCCACAAGAACATCACTTTGTTTATTGTCAAGATTGCCCAATAGAGAGGTCTAATAATGAGTCCATGCCTGAGCAATGCAAGGGTCATTTGGTCAGAAAGTTCATTAAAGAATGCTGGAGAAAATGTGGATGTGACATGCAATGTGGAAACCGAGTGGTGCAACGAGGTATTACATGCAAATTGCAG GTATTCTTGACTTGTGAAGGAAAAGGCTGGGGTCTCAGAACGCTAGAGGTTTTGCCTAAGGGAACATTCGTATGTGAATATGTTGGAGAAGTACTAACGAACTTGGAGTTGTATGATCGGAATTTGAAAAGTAGTGGTAATGAAAGACATACATACCCGGTAACACTTGATGCAGATTGGGGCTCAGAAGGAATTTTGAGGGATGAGGAGGCACTTTGTCTGGATGCAACATTTCATGGAAATGTTGCAAGGTTTATCAATCATAG ATGCTCTGATGGAAACTTGGTTGAAATTCCAGTTGAAGTGGAGACTCCTGATCGGCATTATTATCAT CTTGCCTTTTTTACAACCAGACAAGTGTCTGCCATGGAAGAGCTGACTTGG GACTATGGGATTGACTTTGATGACCGCAGTCATCCTGTGAAGGCATTTCGGTGTCGTTGTAAAAGTTCATTCTGTCGagacaagaaaaggaaaag GAAGTAA
- the LOC107412336 gene encoding histone-lysine N-methyltransferase SUVR4 isoform X5, with amino-acid sequence MDEPSRALDLEESEMPQTTSKLEIKDRSQPCLADSRTDSGSQLIRSKFTDKGKQPILSHVPSGCRKSNSKKPLSAQEQANKPSCICIERENMSSKVQRRELIKPKAEQPVAGLPLSGKPISMTNSGLPRSSEKSNGDRSVKPLISKYENMHKKDVCSAHNYNGNCKTNLNIASSPLGEVKILLNCDSALGQRNFQIPRFDEVLNFVEDKYIRSYKIVKPQFSVMKLLKDLCESFLKLATDSPDISFPISSSAGVLKNCCDGSITYLNGNDSDSSKYSSEHNLEFHSKSFNHNGKRPSQYLDDITKGSEKVKISLTNEFGNEHLPKFNYIPHNVIYQNANVNISLARIVDEDCCSSCSGDCLSSSIPCACARETGGEFAYTQQGLLREDFLRACLSMKKDPQEHHFVYCQDCPIERSNNESMPEQCKGHLVRKFIKECWRKCGCDMQCGNRVVQRGITCKLQVFLTCEGKGWGLRTLEVLPKGTFVCEYVGEVLTNLELYDRNLKSSGNERHTYPVTLDADWGSEGILRDEEALCLDATFHGNVARFINHRCSDGNLVEIPVEVETPDRHYYHLAFFTTRQVSAMEELTWDYGIDFDDRSHPVKAFRCRCKSSFCRDKKRKRK; translated from the exons ATGGATGAACCTAGCAGAGCATTGGATTTGGAAGAAAGTGAAATGCCTCAAACAACTTCAAAACTGGAAATCAAGGACCGTTCTCAACCATGTTTAGCTGATAGTAGAACTGACTCTGGATCTCAACTTATCCGATCAAAATTCACTGACAAAGGAAAGCAACCCATTTTATCTCATGTTCCCTCTGGATGTAGAAAATCAAATTCCAAGAAGCCATTATCTGCACAAGAGCAAGCAAATAAACCAAGTTGCATTTGTATTGAAAGAGAAAATATGTCAAGTAAAGTCCAGAGGAGAGAGTTGATAAAGCCAAAAGCTGAGCAACCTGTTGCTGGCTTACCACTTTCTGGTAAACCTATTTCTATGACCAATTCAG GTCTTCCACGTTCATCTGAGAAATCGAATGGAGATCGTTCTGTCAAACCTCTGATATCAAAGTATGAGAATATGCACAAGAAAGATGTTTGCTCCGCACACAACTACAATGGAAATTGTAAGACTAATCTTAATATTGCTTCTTCACCTTTAGGAGaagtgaaaattttgttgaacTGCGACTCTGCACTTGGACAAAGAAACTTCCAGATACCAAGATTTGATGAAGTTCTGAATTTTGTGGAGGATAAATATATCAGATCATACAAGATTGTAAAACCTCAATTTTCTGTGATGAAGTTATTGAAAGATTTATGTGAGAGTTTTTTGAAGCTGGCTACTGATTCTCCTGATATTTCTTTTCCTATTAGTTCCTCTGCTGGAGTTCTTAAAAATTGTTGTGATGGTTCCATAACATATTTAAATGGTAACGATTCAGATTCTTCCAAGTATTCAAGTGAACATAATTTGGAGTTTCACAGCAAATCATTCAATCATAATGGGAAGAGGCCATCACAATATCTTGATGATATTACAAAAGGGTCAGAAAAGGTGAAAATATCGTTGACAAATGAATTTGGCAATGAGCATCTTCCAAAGTTTAATTACATTCCACACAATGTAATATACCAAAATGCTAATGTAAATATTTCGTTGGCTCGGATTGTTGATGAGGATTGTTGTTCAAGTTGTTCAGGGGATTGTCTTTCATCATCAATACCATGTGCTTGTGCTCGTGAAACTGGTGGAGAATTTGCCTACACACAACAAGGCCTTCTGAGAGAAGATTTTCTGCGAGCTTGTTTGTCCATGAAAAAGGATCCACAAGAACATCACTTTGTTTATTGTCAAGATTGCCCAATAGAGAGGTCTAATAATGAGTCCATGCCTGAGCAATGCAAGGGTCATTTGGTCAGAAAGTTCATTAAAGAATGCTGGAGAAAATGTGGATGTGACATGCAATGTGGAAACCGAGTGGTGCAACGAGGTATTACATGCAAATTGCAG GTATTCTTGACTTGTGAAGGAAAAGGCTGGGGTCTCAGAACGCTAGAGGTTTTGCCTAAGGGAACATTCGTATGTGAATATGTTGGAGAAGTACTAACGAACTTGGAGTTGTATGATCGGAATTTGAAAAGTAGTGGTAATGAAAGACATACATACCCGGTAACACTTGATGCAGATTGGGGCTCAGAAGGAATTTTGAGGGATGAGGAGGCACTTTGTCTGGATGCAACATTTCATGGAAATGTTGCAAGGTTTATCAATCATAG ATGCTCTGATGGAAACTTGGTTGAAATTCCAGTTGAAGTGGAGACTCCTGATCGGCATTATTATCAT CTTGCCTTTTTTACAACCAGACAAGTGTCTGCCATGGAAGAGCTGACTTGG GACTATGGGATTGACTTTGATGACCGCAGTCATCCTGTGAAGGCATTTCGGTGTCGTTGTAAAAGTTCATTCTGTCGagacaagaaaaggaaaag GAAGTAA
- the LOC107412336 gene encoding probable inactive histone-lysine N-methyltransferase SUVR2 isoform X3 has translation MASSSRINQAFMATRALGIPDEEVKPLLKQLLKVYDKNWELIEEDNYRTLLDAYFELKENKGVEDKSRIKGDAEHKRSDKPSKRLHVAEQENQTSSIMDEPSRALDLEESEMPQTTSKLEIKDRSQPCLADSRTDSGSQLIRSKFTDKGKQPILSHVPSGCRKSNSKKPLSAQEQANKPSCICIERENMSSKVQRRELIKPKAEQPVAGLPLSGLPRSSEKSNGDRSVKPLISKYENMHKKDVCSAHNYNGNCKTNLNIASSPLGEVKILLNCDSALGQRNFQIPRFDEVLNFVEDKYIRSYKIVKPQFSVMKLLKDLCESFLKLATDSPDISFPISSSAGVLKNCCDGSITYLNGNDSDSSKYSSEHNLEFHSKSFNHNGKRPSQYLDDITKGSEKVKISLTNEFGNEHLPKFNYIPHNVIYQNANVNISLARIVDEDCCSSCSGDCLSSSIPCACARETGGEFAYTQQGLLREDFLRACLSMKKDPQEHHFVYCQDCPIERSNNESMPEQCKGHLVRKFIKECWRKCGCDMQCGNRVVQRGITCKLQVFLTCEGKGWGLRTLEVLPKGTFVCEYVGEVLTNLELYDRNLKSSGNERHTYPVTLDADWGSEGILRDEEALCLDATFHGNVARFINHRCSDGNLVEIPVEVETPDRHYYHLAFFTTRQVSAMEELTWDYGIDFDDRSHPVKAFRCRCKSSFCRDKKRKRK, from the exons ATGGCTTCCAGTTCTAGAATTAACCAGGCCTTCATGGCAACAAGGGCATTAGGAATTCCTGATGAAGAGGTGAAACCACTTTTGAAGCAGCTGTTGAAAGTATATGATAAAAATTGGGAATTAATTGAGGAAGACAACTATCGGACGCTTTTAGATGCATATTTTGAGCTTAAGGAGAATAAG GGAGTAGAAGATAAAAGTAGGATTAAAGGTGATGCAGAGCATAAGCGGTCTGATAAACCATCTAAAAGACTGCATGTGGCAGAACAAGAAAATCAAACTTCATCTATCATGGATGAACCTAGCAGAGCATTGGATTTGGAAGAAAGTGAAATGCCTCAAACAACTTCAAAACTGGAAATCAAGGACCGTTCTCAACCATGTTTAGCTGATAGTAGAACTGACTCTGGATCTCAACTTATCCGATCAAAATTCACTGACAAAGGAAAGCAACCCATTTTATCTCATGTTCCCTCTGGATGTAGAAAATCAAATTCCAAGAAGCCATTATCTGCACAAGAGCAAGCAAATAAACCAAGTTGCATTTGTATTGAAAGAGAAAATATGTCAAGTAAAGTCCAGAGGAGAGAGTTGATAAAGCCAAAAGCTGAGCAACCTGTTGCTGGCTTACCACTTTCTG GTCTTCCACGTTCATCTGAGAAATCGAATGGAGATCGTTCTGTCAAACCTCTGATATCAAAGTATGAGAATATGCACAAGAAAGATGTTTGCTCCGCACACAACTACAATGGAAATTGTAAGACTAATCTTAATATTGCTTCTTCACCTTTAGGAGaagtgaaaattttgttgaacTGCGACTCTGCACTTGGACAAAGAAACTTCCAGATACCAAGATTTGATGAAGTTCTGAATTTTGTGGAGGATAAATATATCAGATCATACAAGATTGTAAAACCTCAATTTTCTGTGATGAAGTTATTGAAAGATTTATGTGAGAGTTTTTTGAAGCTGGCTACTGATTCTCCTGATATTTCTTTTCCTATTAGTTCCTCTGCTGGAGTTCTTAAAAATTGTTGTGATGGTTCCATAACATATTTAAATGGTAACGATTCAGATTCTTCCAAGTATTCAAGTGAACATAATTTGGAGTTTCACAGCAAATCATTCAATCATAATGGGAAGAGGCCATCACAATATCTTGATGATATTACAAAAGGGTCAGAAAAGGTGAAAATATCGTTGACAAATGAATTTGGCAATGAGCATCTTCCAAAGTTTAATTACATTCCACACAATGTAATATACCAAAATGCTAATGTAAATATTTCGTTGGCTCGGATTGTTGATGAGGATTGTTGTTCAAGTTGTTCAGGGGATTGTCTTTCATCATCAATACCATGTGCTTGTGCTCGTGAAACTGGTGGAGAATTTGCCTACACACAACAAGGCCTTCTGAGAGAAGATTTTCTGCGAGCTTGTTTGTCCATGAAAAAGGATCCACAAGAACATCACTTTGTTTATTGTCAAGATTGCCCAATAGAGAGGTCTAATAATGAGTCCATGCCTGAGCAATGCAAGGGTCATTTGGTCAGAAAGTTCATTAAAGAATGCTGGAGAAAATGTGGATGTGACATGCAATGTGGAAACCGAGTGGTGCAACGAGGTATTACATGCAAATTGCAG GTATTCTTGACTTGTGAAGGAAAAGGCTGGGGTCTCAGAACGCTAGAGGTTTTGCCTAAGGGAACATTCGTATGTGAATATGTTGGAGAAGTACTAACGAACTTGGAGTTGTATGATCGGAATTTGAAAAGTAGTGGTAATGAAAGACATACATACCCGGTAACACTTGATGCAGATTGGGGCTCAGAAGGAATTTTGAGGGATGAGGAGGCACTTTGTCTGGATGCAACATTTCATGGAAATGTTGCAAGGTTTATCAATCATAG ATGCTCTGATGGAAACTTGGTTGAAATTCCAGTTGAAGTGGAGACTCCTGATCGGCATTATTATCAT CTTGCCTTTTTTACAACCAGACAAGTGTCTGCCATGGAAGAGCTGACTTGG GACTATGGGATTGACTTTGATGACCGCAGTCATCCTGTGAAGGCATTTCGGTGTCGTTGTAAAAGTTCATTCTGTCGagacaagaaaaggaaaag GAAGTAA
- the LOC107412336 gene encoding probable inactive histone-lysine N-methyltransferase SUVR2 isoform X1, with translation MASSSRINQAFMATRALGIPDEEVKPLLKQLLKVYDKNWELIEEDNYRTLLDAYFELKENKGVEDKSRIKGDAEHKRSDKPSKRLHVAEQENQTSSIMDEPSRALDLEESEMPQTTSKLEIKDRSQPCLADSRTDSGSQLIRSKFTDKGKQPILSHVPSGCRKSNSKKPLSAQEQANKPSCICIERENMSSKVQRRELIKPKAEQPVAGLPLSGKPISMTNSGLPRSSEKSNGDRSVKPLISKYENMHKKDVCSAHNYNGNCKTNLNIASSPLGEVKILLNCDSALGQRNFQIPRFDEVLNFVEDKYIRSYKIVKPQFSVMKLLKDLCESFLKLATDSPDISFPISSSAGVLKNCCDGSITYLNGNDSDSSKYSSEHNLEFHSKSFNHNGKRPSQYLDDITKGSEKVKISLTNEFGNEHLPKFNYIPHNVIYQNANVNISLARIVDEDCCSSCSGDCLSSSIPCACARETGGEFAYTQQGLLREDFLRACLSMKKDPQEHHFVYCQDCPIERSNNESMPEQCKGHLVRKFIKECWRKCGCDMQCGNRVVQRGITCKLQVFLTCEGKGWGLRTLEVLPKGTFVCEYVGEVLTNLELYDRNLKSSGNERHTYPVTLDADWGSEGILRDEEALCLDATFHGNVARFINHRCSDGNLVEIPVEVETPDRHYYHLAFFTTRQVSAMEELTWDYGIDFDDRSHPVKAFRCRCKSSFCRDKKRKRK, from the exons ATGGCTTCCAGTTCTAGAATTAACCAGGCCTTCATGGCAACAAGGGCATTAGGAATTCCTGATGAAGAGGTGAAACCACTTTTGAAGCAGCTGTTGAAAGTATATGATAAAAATTGGGAATTAATTGAGGAAGACAACTATCGGACGCTTTTAGATGCATATTTTGAGCTTAAGGAGAATAAG GGAGTAGAAGATAAAAGTAGGATTAAAGGTGATGCAGAGCATAAGCGGTCTGATAAACCATCTAAAAGACTGCATGTGGCAGAACAAGAAAATCAAACTTCATCTATCATGGATGAACCTAGCAGAGCATTGGATTTGGAAGAAAGTGAAATGCCTCAAACAACTTCAAAACTGGAAATCAAGGACCGTTCTCAACCATGTTTAGCTGATAGTAGAACTGACTCTGGATCTCAACTTATCCGATCAAAATTCACTGACAAAGGAAAGCAACCCATTTTATCTCATGTTCCCTCTGGATGTAGAAAATCAAATTCCAAGAAGCCATTATCTGCACAAGAGCAAGCAAATAAACCAAGTTGCATTTGTATTGAAAGAGAAAATATGTCAAGTAAAGTCCAGAGGAGAGAGTTGATAAAGCCAAAAGCTGAGCAACCTGTTGCTGGCTTACCACTTTCTGGTAAACCTATTTCTATGACCAATTCAG GTCTTCCACGTTCATCTGAGAAATCGAATGGAGATCGTTCTGTCAAACCTCTGATATCAAAGTATGAGAATATGCACAAGAAAGATGTTTGCTCCGCACACAACTACAATGGAAATTGTAAGACTAATCTTAATATTGCTTCTTCACCTTTAGGAGaagtgaaaattttgttgaacTGCGACTCTGCACTTGGACAAAGAAACTTCCAGATACCAAGATTTGATGAAGTTCTGAATTTTGTGGAGGATAAATATATCAGATCATACAAGATTGTAAAACCTCAATTTTCTGTGATGAAGTTATTGAAAGATTTATGTGAGAGTTTTTTGAAGCTGGCTACTGATTCTCCTGATATTTCTTTTCCTATTAGTTCCTCTGCTGGAGTTCTTAAAAATTGTTGTGATGGTTCCATAACATATTTAAATGGTAACGATTCAGATTCTTCCAAGTATTCAAGTGAACATAATTTGGAGTTTCACAGCAAATCATTCAATCATAATGGGAAGAGGCCATCACAATATCTTGATGATATTACAAAAGGGTCAGAAAAGGTGAAAATATCGTTGACAAATGAATTTGGCAATGAGCATCTTCCAAAGTTTAATTACATTCCACACAATGTAATATACCAAAATGCTAATGTAAATATTTCGTTGGCTCGGATTGTTGATGAGGATTGTTGTTCAAGTTGTTCAGGGGATTGTCTTTCATCATCAATACCATGTGCTTGTGCTCGTGAAACTGGTGGAGAATTTGCCTACACACAACAAGGCCTTCTGAGAGAAGATTTTCTGCGAGCTTGTTTGTCCATGAAAAAGGATCCACAAGAACATCACTTTGTTTATTGTCAAGATTGCCCAATAGAGAGGTCTAATAATGAGTCCATGCCTGAGCAATGCAAGGGTCATTTGGTCAGAAAGTTCATTAAAGAATGCTGGAGAAAATGTGGATGTGACATGCAATGTGGAAACCGAGTGGTGCAACGAGGTATTACATGCAAATTGCAG GTATTCTTGACTTGTGAAGGAAAAGGCTGGGGTCTCAGAACGCTAGAGGTTTTGCCTAAGGGAACATTCGTATGTGAATATGTTGGAGAAGTACTAACGAACTTGGAGTTGTATGATCGGAATTTGAAAAGTAGTGGTAATGAAAGACATACATACCCGGTAACACTTGATGCAGATTGGGGCTCAGAAGGAATTTTGAGGGATGAGGAGGCACTTTGTCTGGATGCAACATTTCATGGAAATGTTGCAAGGTTTATCAATCATAG ATGCTCTGATGGAAACTTGGTTGAAATTCCAGTTGAAGTGGAGACTCCTGATCGGCATTATTATCAT CTTGCCTTTTTTACAACCAGACAAGTGTCTGCCATGGAAGAGCTGACTTGG GACTATGGGATTGACTTTGATGACCGCAGTCATCCTGTGAAGGCATTTCGGTGTCGTTGTAAAAGTTCATTCTGTCGagacaagaaaaggaaaag GAAGTAA
- the LOC107412336 gene encoding probable inactive histone-lysine N-methyltransferase SUVR2 isoform X2, whose product MASSSRINQAFMATRALGIPDEEVKPLLKQLLKVYDKNWELIEEDNYRTLLDAYFELKENKGVEDKSRIKGDAEHKRSDKPSKRLHVAEQENQTSSIMDEPSRALDLEESEMPQTTSKLEIKDRSQPCLADSRTDSGSQLIRSKFTDKGKQPILSHVPSGCRKSNSKKPLSAQEQANKPSCICIERENMSSKVQRRELIKPKAEQPVAGLPLSGKPISMTNSGLPRSSEKSNGDRSVKPLISKYENMHKKDVCSAHNYNGNCKTNLNIASSPLGEVKILLNCDSALGQRNFQIPRFDEVLNFVEDKYIRSYKIVKPQFSVMKLLKDLCESFLKLATDSPDISFPISSSAGVLKNCCDGSITYLNGNDSDSSKYSSEHNLEFHSKSFNHNGKRPSQYLDDITKGSEKVKISLTNEFGNEHLPKFNYIPHNVIYQNANVNISLARIVDEDCCSSCSGDCLSSSIPCACARETGGEFAYTQQGLLREDFLRACLSMKKDPQEHHFVYCQDCPIERSNNESMPEQCKGHLVRKFIKECWRKCGCDMQCGNRVVQRGITCKLQVFLTCEGKGWGLRTLEVLPKGTFVCEYVGEVLTNLELYDRNLKSSGNERHTYPVTLDADWGSEGILRDEEALCLDATFHGNVARFINHRCSDGNLVEIPVEVETPDRHYYHLAFFTTRQVSAMEELTWDYGIDFDDRSHPVKAFRCRCKSSFCRDKKRKRK is encoded by the exons ATGGCTTCCAGTTCTAGAATTAACCAGGCCTTCATGGCAACAAGGGCATTAGGAATTCCTGATGAAGAGGTGAAACCACTTTTGAAGCAGCTGTTGAAAGTATATGATAAAAATTGGGAATTAATTGAGGAAGACAACTATCGGACGCTTTTAGATGCATATTTTGAGCTTAAGGAGAATAAG GGAGTAGAAGATAAAAGTAGGATTAAAGGTGATGCAGAGCATAAGCGGTCTGATAAACCATCTAAAAGACTGCATGTGGCAGAACAAGAAAATCAAACTTCATCTATCATGGATGAACCTAGCAGAGCATTGGATTTGGAAGAAAGTGAAATGCCTCAAACAACTTCAAAACTGGAAATCAAGGACCGTTCTCAACCATGTTTAGCTGATAGTAGAACTGACTCTGGATCTCAACTTATCCGATCAAAATTCACTGACAAAGGAAAGCAACCCATTTTATCTCATGTTCCCTCTGGATGTAGAAAATCAAATTCCAAGAAGCCATTATCTGCACAAGAGCAAGCAAATAAACCAAGTTGCATTTGTATTGAAAGAGAAAATATGTCAAGTAAAGTCCAGAGGAGAGAGTTGATAAAGCCAAAAGCTGAGCAACCTGTTGCTGGCTTACCACTTTCTGGTAAACCTATTTCTATGACCAATTCAG GTCTTCCACGTTCATCTGAGAAATCGAATGGAGATCGTTCTGTCAAACCTCTGATATCAAAGTATGAGAATATGCACAAGAAAGATGTTTGCTCCGCACACAACTACAATGGAAATTGTAAGACTAATCTTAATATTGCTTCTTCACCTTTAGGAGaagtgaaaattttgttgaacTGCGACTCTGCACTTGGACAAAGAAACTTCCAGATACCAAGATTTGATGAAGTTCTGAATTTTGTGGAGGATAAATATATCAGATCATACAAGATTGTAAAACCTCAATTTTCTGTGATGAAGTTATTGAAAGATTTATGTGAGAGTTTTTTGAAGCTGGCTACTGATTCTCCTGATATTTCTTTTCCTATTAGTTCCTCTGCTGGAGTTCTTAAAAATTGTTGTGATGGTTCCATAACATATTTAAATGGTAACGATTCAGATTCTTCCAAGTATTCAAGTGAACATAATTTGGAGTTTCACAGCAAATCATTCAATCATAATGGGAAGAGGCCATCACAATATCTTGATGATATTACAAAAGGGTCAGAAAAGGTGAAAATATCGTTGACAAATGAATTTGGCAATGAGCATCTTCCAAAGTTTAATTACATTCCACACAATGTAATATACCAAAATGCTAATGTAAATATTTCGTTGGCTCGGATTGTTGATGAGGATTGTTGTTCAAGTTGTTCAGGGGATTGTCTTTCATCATCAATACCATGTGCTTGTGCTCGTGAAACTGGTGGAGAATTTGCCTACACACAACAAGGCCTTCTGAGAGAAGATTTTCTGCGAGCTTGTTTGTCCATGAAAAAGGATCCACAAGAACATCACTTTGTTTATTGTCAAGATTGCCCAATAGAGAGGTCTAATAATGAGTCCATGCCTGAGCAATGCAAGGGTCATTTGGTCAGAAAGTTCATTAAAGAATGCTGGAGAAAATGTGGATGTGACATGCAATGTGGAAACCGAGTGGTGCAACGAGGTATTACATGCAAATTGCAG GTATTCTTGACTTGTGAAGGAAAAGGCTGGGGTCTCAGAACGCTAGAGGTTTTGCCTAAGGGAACATTCGTATGTGAATATGTTGGAGAAGTACTAACGAACTTGGAGTTGTATGATCGGAATTTGAAAAGTAGTGGTAATGAAAGACATACATACCCGGTAACACTTGATGCAGATTGGGGCTCAGAAGGAATTTTGAGGGATGAGGAGGCACTTTGTCTGGATGCAACATTTCATGGAAATGTTGCAAGGTTTATCAATCATAG ATGCTCTGATGGAAACTTGGTTGAAATTCCAGTTGAAGTGGAGACTCCTGATCGGCATTATTATCAT CTTGCCTTTTTTACAACCAGACAAGTGTCTGCCATGGAAGAGCTGACTTGG GACTATGGGATTGACTTTGATGACCGCAGTCATCCTGTGAAGGCATTTCGGTGTCGTTGTAAAAGTTCATTCTGTCGagacaagaaaaggaaaag AAAGTAA